Genomic DNA from Filimonas effusa:
CTTCAACGTCAATGTCAATGGTGATATGTTTGCCGCAGGCATCTGGCCGGTATTGATTCCTTCGCTGTTAAACCTGTTCCAGCACGAAGAAACGGTGTTTAACTCTATAGGTACAACCAAAATTATTCAGCGTTATGGGATACTCGACAGTGTATTACATGTTGAGAAAGGAAGCAGGGTTTCTGTAGCAAACATGCTGTATGATGCCGAAACTGGTGATGTGCTGTTGACACGTACACAAAACGAGTTTAAGGATAGTATATTTTCATTCAGTTATCCCGCACATTGGTATTATGAAGGCATGAGTGGCGCTTACCAGAACATTGGTGCCGTTTTCAATAAAGTGTTTATTAAATCAGGTAAAGTGGTGAGCGGATTGCCTTCGGCCGACAGTACCTTTTTTGCAAGCGGCGACGAAGTGTTGATTGGCACCCGTCAAAAAACAGGAGAAGGTAATGGTTGTGATGAGCAGTTTGCTACTTTCCCCAGCTATATCACCGCTTGGGTGGTAAATGCCAACGAAACCAAAGGCGGCCCTAAAGACTTGTATTTTATGAAGCGCGACGGCAATATGGTGAGTGCCAACAGCGCTGAGATCAAAATATTAAGATCCGGCAGGCGCAATATAGTGGGCTCTATAGGTGCTGTTACCTCGTTGAGATGCCCGATGGTAAAACCCGACGGTAAAACGTATCAGCTGCAATTCAATGCAGATACCAAGATTATAGATGCTGCCGCATCCGGCTTTAGGCAAAACTGGAAAGTAGGCGATCAATTGAAATCAAGAAAGGAATGTGCCGTTCAATAAACTTAAAAATTACTGTAATGAAACAGCTGATCATATTTGTTTTAATTCTGTTGCACTATACTGCCATAGCACAGGTGACGCCCAATGATAACAATAGGGTCGATGGTAAATGGCAATTGACCATGATAAAACGCACTGTTAAGGAGCAAGGGACTGGTGTATTACTGGAAGAGAAAACAATAACCAACAAAGATTCTATTGCAAAGTCTCCCGGAAGGCCGGTTGAAGTACTCGAGCTGCATTATCCTGCATTCAAACTAAAGCTTGTTTCTGGCTCTCGCATGATCGGTGATTTTGAATTTCGGGATAAATATTTGCTATTAAAGGAAAGGTCTGGGGAGTTTAAAACCGGGTCTGATAATAGAAGTCGTACGTTGTTTCAATGGCTATGTACGCCAGGAAATAACGCAATGGAGCTCGAAAGTCAGCTCTTTTACAAAGATAATTATAACGGTAGGGCCGTTGTTGCTACGCTTACTTATATCTATTCCCTTCAAGCCAATTAATTAGCACAATGATCTCAGTTTTTTCATCTCCAAATAAAAGCAGCCTCCTGGTATTGCTATTGCTGCTTTCAATATTATGTTCTGGTCGTGCTTATGCCCAATGCGATTGGAATATTACTACAACCACAGAAGCATCTGTTTGTAAGGCCAGCGGGAAAATAGCGGTTACATTAACGGGCGCAGGTGTTACAAATTTTACCGATGTATTATACAGTCTCGAACCGCTTGATGCCGGCGGATCTGTTGTGCCTCCCGTTAAGTCTCCTGTTTTTGACAATCTGCTGCCAGGACTGTATAGAGTTAAAGTGGAGGTTGTTTGTAATAATGTATCCTCCGTTAAGTATGTTGATGTTAGGGTTTCCGGCAGCACTTATGTTGCGCCATCTGTTTCTATCGCTCAATACAGGCCTAACCTGCCTTGTGGCGCCTATGGACAGGCAAATGTTGTTGTGACAGGCAGTAATCCCCCTTTTCAATTGAATATAGTAGGACCTCCGGGCTACACCGGCGAAACTTCATTCACATTCCCGGATAATACCAGGCAAACACTCAATAATTTAGCTACTGGTAGTTATTCTGTAACAATAACGGATGCTTGTAACCAGCTTACGCCCGCACAGTCTTTTATAATAAACGAAATAGAGCCGCAGTCCACGACTTATTTTGTTCAGCGTGCATCTAATTCGAATAACGATTGTAAAAGTGTTGTATTAACTCCTCCTTTTTCAGGTTCGGATTGGTTGAATTATGTTCAGGCCCGGGATGTTAATTTCTCTTATTCCGTTTCGTATGAAAATCAGCCGAAGCTTCCATATAAGCGTGCGCTTTTGAGTAGTCCGGATAGCTATCAAACGCTTCAATTGCCCACCGGCCAGACACTGTCTTCGTTGTTTGATAAAAGCCTGACTTATTATTTAAAGTTTGAATGCGGAACGGAGGTGCAATTCGATAGGAAATTTCCAGACCCCTGGTGCCCATTGGAGTTTACAGATGTTTGCAGCAATGGGTTTATTCCGTCCATTTCTGTAAGATTTATTGATGATCTTATCTGTTATCCTGTTCACGTTATTTATGAAAACAAGAGTACCTTACAACAATTCAGGGATACGATAAATGCAGGTGATCCCCTTACAACAAGTAAGCAAATGATCCTGCCATATGGGCAGTACCAGGTAACTGTACAAGCAGCGGATGGCGGCTATTACCTTAAAGATGAGCCTTGGGATGTCTGGAATTCTTCCGGTAACCCTTATAGCCTTGGTAAAAATCATAACAATGGTCACTACGGAAATGATGGTGCCGGGTTGTTTTATTTAACGAAACAGAATGGCGGAAGTGTTAGTCCGGGAACAAGAATTCAACTTATCAGTCAATCCGCTTATGCTTATGATATGATCGTTAAAGCTGCTACTTATAGTTATGATATCATATTAAGTAGTATTCCCGGCAATCCTGATTTTACTCCTGGTAACTATTTGTTTCGAGTGACGGATGAGTGCGGGAGCTATGATTTGCCGGTTGTTCTGGAGGAGAAGGATGTCTTTCGTTATTCATTTGACTTCAGCCTGGAGGATAATTGCCAGGGAATGAAAGTAAGTCCGAACGGATCGTACCGATACTACGGTAATACCAACGCAAATGTTTCCTATCAAATGGTTGAGGCGCCAGCTGGTACATCTTTCTACCCTAATAGAATTGACAACGGAGGTTCATTTCAGATTACAGTACCTGGCACTTACCGGATAGCTATTGCGGCTCCCGGCTCAGTTTGGGACTATGGCGATAAAAATTCAAAAACGATTGTATATACCCCTAATCCGTTAACGGTTGATGTTAAAAAATCCATAGGTTGGGTATGCCCCAGGCAACCACTGGATCAAGGCAATATTTGGGCGGTAGGCGCAGGAGGTGTACCAAAGTCAGATGGTCAGTACACTTACAAACTGGCCGCCGAGGGGCAAGGCGGTACTGGCCCCTATCTGGCAACTAATAATACAGGGCGGTTCAGTACCAATTCTGGCGGCACCTATACATTAAGAGCCAATGAAAATTATGATATAAGAGTAGAAGACGATTGTGGTGCAGCCACAGTTCAAACCATTAAGGTGCTCGACTATGGTACTGCCCAGATCGCATATGCCGATAAAAGCAGTTACTGTATAGGAGAAACTATCAGGCTTTCCGTCCTGAATCTGCCGGCTACACTTCAGGAAAATCCTTTTAGATGGACTGGGCCCGATAACTTTGCAAGTTTTCAACAAAACCCGTCATTTAAAGCTGTGACTACAAGTGCGGGCACTTATCATATCAAAGTGTTTTCTGATATCTGCGGCGATCCCATCGAAAACGATGTAATAGTTAGAATAAATCCTACCGCAACTATTTGCTATAGCTCAGTTACTGATACGGTAGTAAATCCCTACGTAACCGGCCTGTTAGGCAATTGGCGTTCGGAGAAGTCGCTGCTCTATTATACAAATCGTGAAAATGCTGACCCGCTTAGCAACCTCGAGATACGCCGTGCCGGCGCTTATGCCGACTTTTCACCCTATTGGAATTTTGGCGTGAACAAACTCGCTGTGAATGCCGATACAACCAGGTGGGTGTGGAATGCTGCAATTAATCTGTTCAATAACAACGGTGCAGAATTGGAAAACAAAGACCCGTTAGGCAGGTACAACTCGGGTTTATATGGTTATAATAATACGTTGCCCATTGCTGTAATTCAAAATGGCAGATATAGCGAAAATGCCTTTGAGGGCTTTGAAGATTACGGCTTCGGTGGCGTAGTCTGTGATAACGAATGCGCAGGCACCCGTCATATCGATTTTAGTGCAGTTCGCTCGGCTTTTACTTCTTCAACAGCGCATACCGGTAAATATGCAATAGTGGTAACCAGGGAGCAACCAATTACTATCGGCGCTGAGGTGAGTGCTCCTGCGCCCGATACTTTTAACCTCGCTGTCAATTATAATAGCAACTATTGTATTCCGTCCGGAAGAGGACTGGATGGCATTCGTACAGGTAAAGATGCATTGCTTCCTATATTCAAACCGGTAAAAAATACAAAATTGGTATTCTGCGCCTGGGTAAAAGAAGAACAGCCTTGTAAAGGAGTCAGCTACACCGATAACAATGTTTTGCTTACAGTACAGCTTGCCGGTGGTGGCGCCCAATCTGTAGTGTGTTCTCCTGCAGGAGCTATTATCGAAGGCTGGCAGCGTTATGAACAAGTGATAGAACTTCCTGAGACCGCTACTTCATTTGCGTTCAGTTTACAGGCCACCGGTAGCACCAGGGTGTTCTATGACGATATCAGGCTCCATCCATATAACGCGAATATGAAGTCATTTGTATATGATCCTGTCAATCTCAGGTTAATGGCAGAACTGGATGAGAACAACTATGCTTCATTCTTCGAATATGACGATGATGGCACATTGATTCGCGTGAAAAAGGAAACAGAGAGAGGCATTCAAACTATTAAGGAAACCAGGAGCGCCCTGTTAAAAGAATAATAATGAGAAAATTGATCTTCACGCTTGTTGGCATGACCCTCGCCGCAATAGGGTTTGCTGCCGGTGACAATCCTCGTGCTTTGTTGCTTAAGATACAGGCGTTTTATGCGTCACCAGCTTATTTACAGTTCGATATGGCATATACTTATACCGGTGGAACCGGGAAGGTGATAGATTCGCTATATGGCCATTTCTATGTGAGTAAGAACAGGTATCGCGTCTTTTTGGATAGCACCGAAACTGTGGCTAATGAAAAGCATCTTATCCAGTTGTTTCATAAGGAAAAGATGATGCTGGTTGCCAATCGGCCCTCCGGAAATGTAAATACAACATCTCCGGCAGCTTTCCTGGATAGTTTGTTGTTGAAAGATAGTGCAGCATTAACGCTCTCGGATATGGGGAAACTTCAGGAGTTGAAGATCAGTTTACCACCAGGCTCCACGTATAAGTCGGTTACGCTGCGGGTGAATCCCAAAACCGGCTTTATACACCAGGCAGTTTATGAAATAAAAACAGAAGAGGCGCCTGACGACCTTAAGAAAAATGATACGCCGGCGGAGGACTATGCGCAGGTAACAGTTACATATAGTAATTGTAGTGGTGAACCTTTCGATACAGGCATCTTCGAAGATGCCCGCTTTATAAAACAGGATGTAGAAGAGCTGTCGCCTGCAGCAGATTATGCTGGCTATGTAATTTATAACACAACCCTTAATTTGAAATAAACGTCATGAGTGCTCAAAAAATCAGTTTACGGTTATGTTGGATGCTGCTATTGCTGGTAATTCTCTGCTTTGCAGGAAGTGATTCCTACGGGCAGCAGGCAACCATATTTCAAAAGCTGCTGAATGGCGCCAGTAACGAAATCGTTGAAGGGAAGACCTGTAGCGTTTCAGACGCTTCGGTGTTTAATGCCGAAACGCGGGCTAAAATGGAAGCAGACTATCCTGTTAAAAATATTGTTAGCCTGAAGATCAATGAATCTTCTACCCGGTATTTTCAGGATTCTTTTACTGTGAAAGTACTTGTGCGTATAGTAAGTAAAGATGCGAATGGCTTGATAGATTCTGTTGACAAAGAGTTTAAGGTCAATTACCAGTTAAAAGATAAATACCAGTCTGTTAGCAGTTATATTACAGAAGGCAAAAGAGAAGTTACTGCGAGGATTCTCTCTGTTACAGCGCCCTCCGCTACATGGGTTCTTTATGTGATTCAGCTTGAAAATAAAATGGAGATCCGCCCGCTCTTTAAGTTCTCATATGATAACGATGTCGTTACAACCTTGTCTTATCCTGCGTCATTGACCGGTGCTGTTGATCAGCTGCCCGTAACATGGCCTGCAGTAACAGGTATTGATGTATATGATGTGGAATGGACTTATGTAGATAGTTCTGCATTGGCATTAAAAAAGAAAAATAATGCCTGGGATGCCGATCTTATCTTCACTAACAATGCGAGTCGCGTCACAGTCTCAGCTACCTCTTATAAAATTCCACTGCTGTACGATGGAAAAGGAATGCTGTTTTTCAGAGTCCGCCCGGTACAACTAAAAGCAAGGTCGGGCCGGCTTGAAGGAAAATGGAGCAGTACTGATACTAAAGGACTGGGTGCTTTTGCTTTTGAAGGCCATGAAACAGGATTGAACTGGCAGGCTACGACCAGCTTCGCCGAAGAAGGAAAACGAAAAACTGTGGTCCAATACTTTGATGGAAGTTTGCGTAGCAGACAGGTTGTGACGAAAGATAACACCTCTGATACGACCATTATTGGAGAAAGCTTTTACGATTACCAGGGACGCGCAGTAATACAGGTGCTTCCAACGCCTTCCCTTGATAGAGTGATCAGGTTTACCCGCGATTTCAATATGGGGCTGAATGGTGAATACGATAAAGACAAATACGACTTGCTTACGTCGCCCGACTATTATTGTAACGCCAAAGCGGAGCCTATGGCTAAAACTTCAGGTAGCTCCAGGTATTATTCTCCCGATAACGCAGCCAAAAACCAGGGCAATAACAAATTTTTGCCGGACGCTTCTTTATATCCTTTTTCACAAACAGAATATACGCCCGATAATACCGGTAAGATCAGCCGTCAGGGTGGGGTAGGACCAGACTACCAGTTGGGAAGCGGCCACGAAACAAAATACTATTATGGTGGCTCACCCGATAAGAATGAACTATATGCGTTGTTTGGCACCGACGTGGGCGATGCGGCTCATTACGTGAAAAATATGGTTAGAGATGCAAATGGACAATATAGTATAAGCTACCTCGATATGCGGGGACATGTTATTGCCACAGCGCTGGCTGGTAATGTTCCTGATAGCATCAAATTGCAGCCGTTAATTTCAAATGTCAGCGAAGATGCTGTCGAAACCATTGGTGGGCCCAGCGGAAATACCATCAAAGGGCTATCTATGGAAAGCCAGAAAGTGCTTCACGTAACCGAGCCAGGTTCCTATAATTTCAGCTATAAACTCGACCCGGATACACTGAGGATGCTGAATTACGATCAGTCTGCCTCATGTTACGATTGTCTTTATGATCTGGAAATCACGATCACCGACGATTGTAACAATCAGAAACTGGGAGGCGCACCGTTTAAACGTATCAGGCGCAATTTCTCATTGGAAAATAATCAGGGGCTTAATGCCGATTGCAGCAAAGGCGCTGAAAAGTTTATAGAAGAGTTTAGCCTGAACCTGGATGAAGGCAGTTATGTCGTAACCAAAAAGCTCTCAGTAAGCCAATACGCACTTGACTACTACCGAGATAGCGTGTTTGTGAAAAAGAACGCATTCAAAACAATCGAGGAATTAGCAAAAGAAGAACGTACCCTGCAGATCACTGGTGAATGTATTCCGGATTGCGAAAGCTGCAAACAGCAATTGGGAGAATGGAATGACTTTAGAGCATCCTATCTGCAAAAGGCTGGAGTGGAATTAAGCGATACAGCTGCGCATCGTGGCGAAGCATGGGTGGCCTGGAAAGAGGCGAATGACCGCTGTAACCGCCTTTGTGAAGTGATAACGGAAGCCGATGAGTTGCATAATGCCATGGTGGCCGATATGACGCCACCCTCCGGGCAGTATGCGAATATTAATAATATAGATGATCCCTATTCTATCTTCTATATCGATACTATTGCGCAAACGCTTCCAATTTATAAAAACACTGCGCTCTATTATACAAATCAGGAAGGAAGTGCAGATAAAGTATATGATGAGGAGAGTGAAACCTGGGTAACACCACATGATCTGAATGTGACGCAGTTTGCTGCTAAATTCAATAAAAGCTGGGCAGAAACTTTATTGCCTTATCACCCGGAATATTGTAAGCTTCTTGAGTACGAAAAGAACAGAGCATCATTAGCCTGGAACATAAAAGCAGAGACAATCGATACCTACCAGGAGGCGTTCGATTCTGGTTATCTCAATCCCAGCGGTTATATCAGTTCCGAATTTTCCCGCTTCCCCATTGTAGATAAGAATAGAGATCCGTTAAGTGATGCATTAAAGGTAAAAGTGAACAGCAAGATAGCAGCTTATATGAAAGACAATGAGGGGTATAATATAAGTTTATGGAATATGGCGACAATCGCCGTAATGGCCAATGCTGATAAAGACAATGCCGCGAAAAAGTATAGAAGCCCTGGCAGTGCATTCGACGCATCCATGTGTGCCGGCGATAAAGATATGGCCTGGCGCATATACAGGCAGTTATACATTCAGCTGAAAAACGATTATATCCAGCAAATGTTGATTGACGCCAACTGCGCAGGAAAGCCGGCGGCGAAAGACTTGTCTGACAAAGGATATACAGTCCATTTCAATACAGCGGCAGCAGCGCTTTCTCAAAGCGGGATGGGTGATCTTTTAAGCACAAATAATCCAACCCAGTCTGCAACAGTTTTAAAGGCCGCAATGGCACAGGAATATGAAAATAACTGTCGTGCCTATGCAAGCATGTGGATGCGGCAAATGGCTCCTTGTAGCCGTTACGATCAGGTAAGAACAGAAATAATAGAGGAGCTCGTAAAAGTATGCCGTAAAGGGGCCGATCAAAACCATACAATGGGATCAAGGAATATAAGCCCTGATAGCACCAATACTTATGCAAGCTTTGAAGATGTAATTAAAGAATATAACAGGAGGCTCGGTATCGCCGAGGGGGACCTGCAATGTAATGCAGATGTGTTTACCGCTCCGATGCCATTTGATAAACAAGGCGCCTATTCCCAGGTTAGTTATACCAGACCAGACGAATGTGTGCGCGCGAAGCTGGCGAACTACCAGTATCAATATAATCAGAACAAAAAGGTCGGCGAAAGTTTTTCAACCTATCTCGCAAGAACCACGGGTACTTACATCTCAGATGTTGACCTTACTACATTTATAGATATTTGTAATAATCAGGCGTCAACATGTACTTATGCTGAAAAAACGGTGTCTATTCCACCGGTATTCCAATGTTATACAGGTGATGTATGTGTGCCCTGTGAAAAAGTGAATGATCTCTACACGCTTTTTACTGCTAAATATCCGGCTATTACGCCCGTAATAGGGGTTGAAGTAGATTCTATCCAGGATGTGAAAAACAGGTTGTTCGAAAATTTCATGAACAGCCGTCTCGGGTTTTCAAAACAAGCCTGGGAGTATCTTCAGTTTATGGATAGTTGCAAAGGAGGAGATTTGGACTTTGGGGTTGTTAAAAGGTTCACTATCGCAGGATCGAAAGAAACCGTTATTAAAAGCGTGTTCACTACAGATGACAATGCGTTTATTATGGCAGGCTATACTGTTTCTCCCGCGGACGATATGAATGCATTCGTGGCAAAAACCGATAAAAACGGCAAGGTGCTTTGGGCGAAAGATTATGGAGGAACCGGAAAGGATTATTTTTCAAAAGTGATAAAGGGCGTAGACGGTGGATTGGCGGCTATAGGTACTACCTCATCTTTTAACCAGGGAGGTTGGGCAAGAAGTAGCAGCGGAACAGTTAGAAGCGCTACTGAAGCCTGGCTGGTGAAACTGGATGAAAATGGTGATGTTGTATGGAGTAAAACGATGTCTTATACAAGCACAGGAGAAAAGGGGGTCGATATTACTACAGTTAAAGGTACTGATGAGGATGGGTATGCAATCGTTGGAGAATATCAATCCGCTGACACAATAGGTAATACCCTTGTTGCGCGACTGAAAAGCAATGGTGACCCTATATGGATAAAACAGGTTGGGAGTAATTTTAGCGATTATGGTGGCCGCATTGCGCAGGATGGAGATACTATAGTTGTTGCTGCGTCTAGTATTAAAGCTAACCCTTATTGGTTTCTGGGGAATAATTCTATGGTTGCGTTGTATCGGTTTTTAACATCTAACGGTGATGGTGCAGGCTTTTCTATTTATGATATAGGTAATATCAATAGCACACTACGTAGCCTGGATGTTATGCCCAACGGCTATCGTATAACCAGTTTAAATACAATTGATTCAGTCCATAAGACGAACCGGCCTGGCTTGTCGATATTAAAAGTCGATAAGACGGGATATTTTAAATCGGTTGAATCATATGGAAGGTATTGGTCCGATGACGAAACTCCTTCAGAATTTAGCGCCACTGTGTTGCCCAATAAAGACTTGATCATTGTTAAGTCTACATCAATGGTTTCTAACGATCTCCGTTTCCAAACTCTCACTAGTACTGGCAGGGATTACAGTAAATCACTGAACATACCAGGGAATGAAGTATCTGGTTATATGTTACAGAATGCCGATGGTAGTTTTGCCTTAGTTGGTAATAGTACTACTCCAGCTGCTCAACCATTTTTTGTGAGATTGGATGATAGTTTTCATGCAGCATGTTTAGATTCTACTGTCTATTCTGGTTACATGGGTACGTTTGTTGGAATAAACCAGTTTGCGACTCCCAGAGTAGATGCAATGCTTACTGGCGGTATGAGAACGATTTCAGTGATTGCGAATAACAGATCTGTTGGAGAAAGCCTTGCTTACTGCGAAAATGCCAAATCCGAATCTCGTATGCTTTGCGGCAGATCAGAGCCGGTTTTCCCCGAAGCAGTAATTCCGCAATATACCAATTGCACCGACAGTACTTTCTACGCCGTAAATGTTGCAACAGAGCGATATAAAATCATTCGTGATTCTCTCTATGGTAAATTCGATTCCGCTTACCTCGCAAAATGTATGACGGCGATTCAGTACGAAGATTTCACTGTAGCACATAATGCAAATGAGTATCACTATACCCTGTATTACTACGATCAGGCCGGAAACCTTGTTCAAACGATTGCTCCCAACGACGTAAAACCAAATCGTGATCCCGCCTGGTTAAAAGAGGTGCACCGCCTCGTCGAAACCAATGGTGCCGCAAAAAGGCCAGACCATGTAAAAGCAACACGCTACAGGTATAACTCCCTAAATCAGGTTGTCGCTCAGAATTCACCTGATGCAGGCAGTAGCAGGTTCTGGTACGACAGGTTAGGCAGACTGACATTATCCCAGAATGCCGAACAAATAAGATATAATAAGTATAGTTATACGCTATATGATGCTATCGGACGTATTACGGAAGTAGGTCAGTTGGCATCAGCGGAACTGATGAATGACAACAAGAGCAGGAATGATGTAGAGCTAAAAGGTTGGTTGACGCGTTCTGCAAATAGTCGTGAGCAGGTCACACGGACGGTCTACGACTTACCTTATATCCCTACAGAGTACGACTTCAAGCCTGCAAACCTTCGTAACAGGGTCTCCTTCTCCGCGGTTTATGACACCTATGCAGACTTAACAACAAATAGCTACAATAATGCTACTTATTATAGCTACGATGTTCATGGTAACGTAGATACCCTGTTGCAGAATTATAATAACGACCTGATGAAGGGTGGCGCTAGTCAGTTTAAAAAGATTGTTTACCGTTATGACCTTGTTAGCGGAAAAGTCAATCATGTGGCTTATCAACCCGGTCAGATCGATGCGTTCTACCATAGGTACAGCTACGATGCCGAAAACAGGCTGGTAAATGTAGAAACCAGCCGTGACAGTGTAAATTGGGATAATGATGCCAGGTATAGCTACTATAGCCACGGACCTTTGTCCAGGGTAGTCTTAGGGCAACAACAGGTGCAGGGAATCGACTATGCCTATACGTTGCAGGGCTGGATCAAGGCCGTCAATCCCGGCCTGCTCCTGACCGGTGGCAATGGAGAAACCTGCTCAGACGGAAGTGCAGTAAATGATCTGATCGTAAATGCACGTGTACCTAATGGCCCACCAGTATATAAGGCCAGGGTTACAATATCGTTCGAAGACGGGTTCGATAGCAATAGCGAAGACATGGATGCCCTGATAGATGCGAATGCTACGCTCTGTAACAGTTCCGCAACAAATCTGATTTCTACAGATGGAACATCAACTACTACCCCGGCAAAAGATGAGTTTAGCTATGTCCTGCATTATAATAAAACAGATTATAAGCCCTTGGTTGCAGGCCTCTCCGATCTTACTGTTCCTGGCCAGCTTGGCGATGAATACAGGCCGCTTTATAATGGTAATATCAGCGGAATGGGAGTAAATGTATCAAAACTGGATAAGCCGCTATGGTATAACTACAAATACGACCAGTTGAACCGCCTG
This window encodes:
- a CDS encoding LolA family protein; protein product: MRKLIFTLVGMTLAAIGFAAGDNPRALLLKIQAFYASPAYLQFDMAYTYTGGTGKVIDSLYGHFYVSKNRYRVFLDSTETVANEKHLIQLFHKEKMMLVANRPSGNVNTTSPAAFLDSLLLKDSAALTLSDMGKLQELKISLPPGSTYKSVTLRVNPKTGFIHQAVYEIKTEEAPDDLKKNDTPAEDYAQVTVTYSNCSGEPFDTGIFEDARFIKQDVEELSPAADYAGYVIYNTTLNLK
- a CDS encoding RHS repeat domain-containing protein, producing the protein MSAQKISLRLCWMLLLLVILCFAGSDSYGQQATIFQKLLNGASNEIVEGKTCSVSDASVFNAETRAKMEADYPVKNIVSLKINESSTRYFQDSFTVKVLVRIVSKDANGLIDSVDKEFKVNYQLKDKYQSVSSYITEGKREVTARILSVTAPSATWVLYVIQLENKMEIRPLFKFSYDNDVVTTLSYPASLTGAVDQLPVTWPAVTGIDVYDVEWTYVDSSALALKKKNNAWDADLIFTNNASRVTVSATSYKIPLLYDGKGMLFFRVRPVQLKARSGRLEGKWSSTDTKGLGAFAFEGHETGLNWQATTSFAEEGKRKTVVQYFDGSLRSRQVVTKDNTSDTTIIGESFYDYQGRAVIQVLPTPSLDRVIRFTRDFNMGLNGEYDKDKYDLLTSPDYYCNAKAEPMAKTSGSSRYYSPDNAAKNQGNNKFLPDASLYPFSQTEYTPDNTGKISRQGGVGPDYQLGSGHETKYYYGGSPDKNELYALFGTDVGDAAHYVKNMVRDANGQYSISYLDMRGHVIATALAGNVPDSIKLQPLISNVSEDAVETIGGPSGNTIKGLSMESQKVLHVTEPGSYNFSYKLDPDTLRMLNYDQSASCYDCLYDLEITITDDCNNQKLGGAPFKRIRRNFSLENNQGLNADCSKGAEKFIEEFSLNLDEGSYVVTKKLSVSQYALDYYRDSVFVKKNAFKTIEELAKEERTLQITGECIPDCESCKQQLGEWNDFRASYLQKAGVELSDTAAHRGEAWVAWKEANDRCNRLCEVITEADELHNAMVADMTPPSGQYANINNIDDPYSIFYIDTIAQTLPIYKNTALYYTNQEGSADKVYDEESETWVTPHDLNVTQFAAKFNKSWAETLLPYHPEYCKLLEYEKNRASLAWNIKAETIDTYQEAFDSGYLNPSGYISSEFSRFPIVDKNRDPLSDALKVKVNSKIAAYMKDNEGYNISLWNMATIAVMANADKDNAAKKYRSPGSAFDASMCAGDKDMAWRIYRQLYIQLKNDYIQQMLIDANCAGKPAAKDLSDKGYTVHFNTAAAALSQSGMGDLLSTNNPTQSATVLKAAMAQEYENNCRAYASMWMRQMAPCSRYDQVRTEIIEELVKVCRKGADQNHTMGSRNISPDSTNTYASFEDVIKEYNRRLGIAEGDLQCNADVFTAPMPFDKQGAYSQVSYTRPDECVRAKLANYQYQYNQNKKVGESFSTYLARTTGTYISDVDLTTFIDICNNQASTCTYAEKTVSIPPVFQCYTGDVCVPCEKVNDLYTLFTAKYPAITPVIGVEVDSIQDVKNRLFENFMNSRLGFSKQAWEYLQFMDSCKGGDLDFGVVKRFTIAGSKETVIKSVFTTDDNAFIMAGYTVSPADDMNAFVAKTDKNGKVLWAKDYGGTGKDYFSKVIKGVDGGLAAIGTTSSFNQGGWARSSSGTVRSATEAWLVKLDENGDVVWSKTMSYTSTGEKGVDITTVKGTDEDGYAIVGEYQSADTIGNTLVARLKSNGDPIWIKQVGSNFSDYGGRIAQDGDTIVVAASSIKANPYWFLGNNSMVALYRFLTSNGDGAGFSIYDIGNINSTLRSLDVMPNGYRITSLNTIDSVHKTNRPGLSILKVDKTGYFKSVESYGRYWSDDETPSEFSATVLPNKDLIIVKSTSMVSNDLRFQTLTSTGRDYSKSLNIPGNEVSGYMLQNADGSFALVGNSTTPAAQPFFVRLDDSFHAACLDSTVYSGYMGTFVGINQFATPRVDAMLTGGMRTISVIANNRSVGESLAYCENAKSESRMLCGRSEPVFPEAVIPQYTNCTDSTFYAVNVATERYKIIRDSLYGKFDSAYLAKCMTAIQYEDFTVAHNANEYHYTLYYYDQAGNLVQTIAPNDVKPNRDPAWLKEVHRLVETNGAAKRPDHVKATRYRYNSLNQVVAQNSPDAGSSRFWYDRLGRLTLSQNAEQIRYNKYSYTLYDAIGRITEVGQLASAELMNDNKSRNDVELKGWLTRSANSREQVTRTVYDLPYIPTEYDFKPANLRNRVSFSAVYDTYADLTTNSYNNATYYSYDVHGNVDTLLQNYNNDLMKGGASQFKKIVYRYDLVSGKVNHVAYQPGQIDAFYHRYSYDAENRLVNVETSRDSVNWDNDARYSYYSHGPLSRVVLGQQQVQGIDYAYTLQGWIKAVNPGLLLTGGNGETCSDGSAVNDLIVNARVPNGPPVYKARVTISFEDGFDSNSEDMDALIDANATLCNSSATNLISTDGTSTTTPAKDEFSYVLHYNKTDYKPLVAGLSDLTVPGQLGDEYRPLYNGNISGMGVNVSKLDKPLWYNYKYDQLNRLVQMDAWKSASGNWNTLTKGRSNNVENEYHEGITYDANGNIISYDRNGFAKATGVPAMDRLAYHYVPGKNRLDHIDDSAPDTAYTTDIEGQSAGYYTYDSIGNLTHEGGSAITWNVYGKIVSIKKEDNVLIRYSYDAFGNRICKAVGNKVTWYVRDIRGNVLSIYQSGESSVNSGNLSQTEVHLYGTGRLGVLKLDNDMTLSWQKKLDLIDNPTFVRGNKLFELSNHLGNILAAVSDKKLGITSNNSFADSYVADVVSAQDYYPFGMIMPGRNYNAAVYRYGFNGKENDNEIKGDGNQQDYGMRIYDPRLGRFLSVDPLMSKYPELTPYQFASNTPLQAVDLDGAEALFVHGTFSDKSTFDSRFVKNMLHATGWDKVQKNAYFGNWSGANKSEARIEAANAFFNFLTSDKNPYRDLKHATLIGHSHGGNVNKVLRNMLIKAGWTVDIINIETPQRTDFRSDAGHGGVYLSFYNSLDVVQFAGAFGNRFNSGSRKDPSADANVNLPEFMPQLLAPDDFFPKPFGQWLKDSGGHGLHNNDLSKIVIELRTQQAFDAYKKLYPGGIDTKGKSSYMKYLRKVFNDKM